In a single window of the Leptospira sanjuanensis genome:
- a CDS encoding long-chain fatty acid--CoA ligase, translating into MEKTSLYHLLRDVASVYADRPMYWIREESGDFRGISYKDWYENLKNLSSFLIELGMQRGNTAGLICDNRYEWSLCSLSLVTIGCVDVPRGCDATIDDLKYILEHSEAKILFLENEKVLKKLLEDKSSLANVKTLLLIDPPVKWKDLESARTQLSGVKFIFLEDALLEGEKIRIKKGDKAYDQRGEVLNGKDLATIIYTSGTTGAPKGVMLNHRSFTWGIHQLQEFVPGSYNDRTIVFLPPWHIAERLLETTLIAWGASMACSSVPTIPADMQKVKPTVLVSVPRLWEGLYKRIHDTVRKAPPLRQQLFHFAVRMAAITTSLQDTIRDSYATTEAENPNQKVMDRFVAGVLLFSLYPLKILSYKILQRVRDLFGGKMRFALCGAGAMPPHIQFFFRCAGIPIIETYGMTETTGIGAIGEFPLPKNGAIGAPLPGTAIKLVGEDGKIVTTPGEKGVAWHKGPHVTVGYYKEAEKTAKALQDGWLDSGDILTWTHTGELKFAGRAKDTIVLSGGENLEPAPIEAKLAESEFINQVIVVGQDRKNLGVLIVPFYDLVQEQFKSQGKSIPKDPAEWNSSKEVSAFFKNIVKDKISTRAGFKSFEKIAHVHILPKEFEKGKEMTETMKLKRNVVFSLYHNVIQAMYENDED; encoded by the coding sequence ATGGAAAAAACGAGCCTCTATCATCTTTTGAGAGACGTCGCTTCCGTGTATGCGGATCGGCCTATGTATTGGATTCGGGAAGAATCCGGCGATTTCCGCGGGATCTCCTACAAGGATTGGTATGAGAATCTAAAAAACCTTTCCTCCTTTTTGATAGAACTCGGAATGCAACGGGGAAACACCGCTGGACTGATCTGCGACAACCGTTACGAATGGTCTCTTTGTTCTCTCTCTTTGGTTACGATCGGCTGCGTGGACGTTCCGCGAGGATGCGACGCGACCATCGACGATCTGAAATACATTCTCGAACATTCGGAAGCGAAAATTCTCTTTTTGGAAAACGAAAAGGTTCTCAAAAAACTTCTCGAAGACAAATCCAGCCTCGCGAACGTAAAGACGCTTCTTCTTATCGATCCTCCCGTAAAGTGGAAGGATTTGGAATCCGCACGCACGCAACTTTCCGGGGTGAAATTCATCTTCCTGGAAGACGCTCTTTTGGAAGGAGAAAAAATCCGCATCAAAAAAGGAGATAAAGCCTACGATCAAAGAGGAGAGGTTTTAAACGGAAAAGATCTTGCAACGATCATCTATACTTCGGGAACAACGGGCGCACCCAAAGGTGTGATGCTCAATCATAGAAGTTTTACCTGGGGAATTCATCAGCTTCAGGAATTCGTGCCCGGTTCTTACAACGACAGAACGATTGTCTTTCTCCCTCCTTGGCATATCGCGGAACGACTTCTCGAAACAACATTGATCGCGTGGGGCGCTTCGATGGCTTGCTCTTCCGTGCCGACGATTCCCGCCGATATGCAAAAAGTAAAACCGACCGTTCTTGTTTCGGTTCCAAGACTTTGGGAAGGTCTTTACAAACGAATTCACGACACGGTTCGCAAGGCCCCTCCTCTTAGGCAGCAACTCTTTCACTTTGCCGTGCGGATGGCGGCGATTACTACAAGTTTGCAGGACACGATCCGAGATTCGTACGCGACCACCGAAGCGGAAAATCCGAATCAGAAAGTTATGGACCGATTTGTTGCCGGCGTTCTTCTTTTTTCCTTGTATCCGCTGAAAATTCTTTCTTATAAAATTCTCCAGAGAGTTCGGGACCTCTTCGGGGGAAAAATGCGTTTCGCGTTATGCGGCGCGGGCGCGATGCCTCCGCACATTCAATTCTTCTTTCGTTGCGCCGGAATTCCGATCATCGAAACCTACGGAATGACCGAAACGACCGGGATCGGAGCCATCGGAGAATTTCCTCTTCCGAAAAACGGGGCCATCGGCGCACCGTTACCCGGAACCGCGATCAAACTCGTCGGAGAAGACGGCAAGATCGTAACGACGCCCGGTGAAAAAGGAGTCGCTTGGCACAAAGGTCCGCATGTCACCGTCGGCTATTACAAAGAAGCGGAAAAAACCGCCAAAGCTCTGCAAGACGGTTGGCTCGACTCGGGCGACATTCTCACGTGGACGCATACGGGAGAATTGAAATTTGCGGGAAGAGCCAAGGATACGATTGTTCTTTCCGGAGGTGAAAACTTGGAACCGGCTCCGATTGAAGCCAAACTCGCCGAATCGGAATTCATCAATCAAGTCATCGTTGTAGGCCAGGATCGGAAGAACCTCGGAGTTTTGATCGTTCCCTTTTACGATCTCGTTCAGGAACAATTCAAGTCGCAAGGAAAGAGCATTCCGAAAGATCCGGCCGAATGGAATTCCTCCAAAGAAGTCAGTGCATTCTTTAAAAATATCGTAAAGGATAAGATTTCCACACGAGCCGGTTTCAAATCCTTCGAGAAAATCGCACACGTCCACATTCTTCCCAAAGAATTTGAAAAGGGAAAAGAAATGACCGAAACGATGAAACTCAAACGAAACGTAGTCTTTTCTTTGTATCACAACGTAATCCAAGCCATGTACGAAAACGATGAAGATTGA
- the argC gene encoding N-acetyl-gamma-glutamyl-phosphate reductase, with translation MAEISILGAGGLTGKELLSLLSHQSTHEVVHITSDKLAGKTLAEVFPEIPFPKNLTFRKHEDTVPSQSLVVLAVPNEVSVESAPKFLDAGHKVIDLSGVYRLHDQEILEKAYKLKHTKFSYVDKAVFGIPEIFRDKLKNADFVSNPGCFSTSVILPVFLLNELRRNLKPRIVADSKSGVSGAGGRTEDAGFSYTGVYENFRAYKVLSHQHEPEIQEYIYANSGLPAPEIIFTPHLLPVYRGILSTIVLELDGEPSVDPMTAIQNSSANEPFIRILKTPEEIELKKIQHTNFLDISVRRRGNTLVVVSALDNLVKGAAGQALQNINLMTGTKETLGLLP, from the coding sequence ATGGCAGAGATCAGCATTTTAGGAGCGGGCGGTTTAACCGGTAAGGAACTACTTTCTCTACTTTCCCATCAATCGACACACGAGGTCGTGCATATCACGAGCGATAAACTCGCAGGTAAAACTCTTGCAGAAGTGTTTCCCGAAATTCCGTTTCCCAAAAATCTCACGTTCCGCAAACACGAGGACACGGTTCCTTCCCAGTCTCTGGTCGTCCTAGCCGTTCCCAATGAAGTTTCCGTAGAATCCGCCCCGAAGTTTTTGGACGCAGGTCATAAGGTCATCGATCTTTCCGGAGTTTATAGACTTCACGATCAGGAAATATTAGAAAAGGCTTATAAATTAAAACACACAAAATTCTCGTACGTGGATAAGGCCGTCTTCGGAATTCCGGAAATCTTCCGGGACAAACTGAAAAACGCCGACTTCGTTTCCAATCCGGGATGTTTTTCCACCTCGGTGATCCTTCCCGTATTTTTGTTAAACGAACTCAGAAGAAATCTCAAACCAAGGATCGTTGCCGATTCCAAGTCCGGTGTTTCCGGAGCGGGCGGGAGAACGGAAGACGCAGGGTTTTCTTACACGGGCGTATACGAAAACTTTCGCGCGTATAAGGTTCTTTCCCACCAACACGAACCGGAAATCCAGGAATACATCTATGCAAACTCGGGGCTTCCCGCACCCGAAATCATCTTTACGCCGCATTTACTTCCCGTTTACAGGGGAATTCTTTCCACGATCGTTTTGGAATTGGATGGCGAACCGAGCGTGGACCCGATGACGGCGATTCAAAATTCTTCCGCAAACGAACCGTTTATTCGGATTCTGAAAACCCCGGAAGAAATCGAACTCAAAAAAATCCAGCACACAAACTTCCTGGACATTTCCGTTCGAAGAAGAGGAAACACGTTAGTCGTCGTTTCCGCTCTGGACAATCTCGTAAAGGGCGCGGCGGGACAAGCCCTGCAAAACATCAATCTCATGACCGGAACCAAAGAAACTCTGGGACTTCTCCCCTAA
- the recA gene encoding recombinase RecA: MGEGIMKKSKEEAQNVDDSKKLAIEQAMSQIEKQFGKGAIMKLGSDAAKQTVQVIPSGSLDLDIALGIGGYPIGRIVEIYGPESSGKTTLTLSAIAEAQKRGGVAAFIDAEHALDPSYAKKLGVNIDELLVSQPDNGEEALEICESLVRSNAIDLIVIDSVAALVPKAEIEGDMGDSHMGLQARLMSQALRKLTGTIAKSKTVVIFINQIRMKIGVMFGSPETTTGGNALKFYCSVRLDIRKIETIKEKEESVGNRVRVKVVKNKCAPPFKQAEFDIIFNAGISREGSLVDLGVKHDIISKAGAWYSYNTEKIGQGKEAAKEYLKNNPDVAFTIENMVRDLNSLPLLAQDKKPRANKEEKLEQAAG, from the coding sequence ATGGGAGAAGGCATTATGAAAAAAAGCAAAGAAGAAGCACAGAACGTAGACGATTCCAAGAAGTTGGCGATCGAACAAGCGATGAGCCAAATTGAAAAACAATTTGGAAAAGGCGCGATCATGAAATTAGGATCGGACGCTGCAAAACAAACCGTTCAAGTGATCCCTTCCGGTTCCTTGGATTTGGACATCGCTCTGGGCATCGGAGGTTATCCGATCGGCAGAATCGTGGAAATCTACGGACCTGAATCTTCCGGAAAAACCACCCTTACTCTCTCGGCGATTGCGGAAGCGCAAAAACGGGGTGGGGTCGCGGCGTTTATCGACGCGGAACACGCGTTAGATCCTTCTTACGCTAAAAAACTAGGCGTAAACATCGACGAACTCTTAGTTTCCCAACCCGACAACGGGGAGGAAGCTCTTGAAATCTGCGAATCCCTCGTTCGAAGCAACGCAATCGATTTGATCGTGATCGACTCGGTGGCTGCTCTTGTTCCGAAGGCGGAAATTGAAGGGGATATGGGAGATTCTCACATGGGTTTGCAAGCAAGACTCATGTCCCAAGCGCTTCGGAAATTGACCGGAACCATCGCAAAATCCAAAACCGTGGTGATCTTCATCAACCAGATCCGAATGAAAATCGGTGTGATGTTCGGTTCTCCGGAAACGACCACAGGCGGAAACGCCCTCAAATTCTATTGCTCGGTTCGTCTGGACATCCGTAAGATAGAAACGATCAAGGAAAAAGAGGAATCCGTCGGAAACCGAGTTCGTGTCAAAGTTGTCAAAAACAAGTGCGCGCCGCCGTTTAAACAGGCGGAATTTGACATAATCTTCAATGCGGGGATCAGCCGCGAAGGTTCTCTGGTTGACCTCGGGGTAAAACATGATATTATCAGTAAAGCAGGAGCCTGGTATTCTTATAATACGGAAAAGATCGGGCAAGGAAAAGAGGCAGCAAAAGAATACCTCAAGAATAACCCTGATGTCGCTTTTACCATCGAAAACATGGTAAGAGATCTGAACAGTCTGCCTTTGTTGGCGCAGGACAAAAAACCGCGTGCGAACAAAGAGGAAAAATTAGAGCAGGCTGCTGGCTAA
- a CDS encoding HIT family protein — protein sequence MQDCPLCKFHQSANDSEILGRFGEFRVRHSEEEKRLQGYLYIEPVSHWTSYQDWNSPAYSDFGNALEFATAWIYKNHSPVKVYTVTVSEMVPHMHFHLIPRYSDELKGVDYIRLALQGKLPEQNYIRDL from the coding sequence ATGCAAGACTGTCCTCTCTGCAAATTCCATCAATCCGCGAACGATTCCGAAATTCTCGGTCGGTTCGGTGAATTTCGCGTACGTCATTCCGAAGAAGAAAAACGACTCCAAGGATATCTTTACATAGAACCGGTTTCGCATTGGACCTCGTATCAGGATTGGAATTCGCCTGCGTATTCCGATTTCGGTAATGCGCTTGAGTTCGCGACGGCCTGGATCTACAAAAACCATTCTCCCGTTAAAGTGTACACGGTAACGGTTTCGGAGATGGTGCCTCACATGCACTTTCATTTAATTCCTCGTTACAGCGACGAACTCAAAGGCGTGGATTATATCCGTCTTGCACTTCAGGGAAAATTACCAGAGCAAAATTATATTCGAGATTTATAA